One window of the Chryseotalea sp. WA131a genome contains the following:
- the rpoC gene encoding DNA-directed RNA polymerase subunit beta', translating to MSFRKNKKINNDFSKITISLASPESILESSHGEITQPETINYRTYKPEMGGLFCERIFGPVKDWECHCGKYKRIRYKGIICDRCGVEVTEKKVRRERMGHIELVVPVAHIWYFRSLPNKIGYLLGLPTKKLDQIIYYERYVVIQPGIKEEDGVNRLDFLTEEEYLDIVDKLPRENQLLDDNDPKKFIAKMGADALEMLLSRVKLDELSYELRHQAATDTSQQRKAEALKRLKVVEAFRDANTRVENRPQWMTIKMVPVIPPELRPLVPLDGGRFATSDLNDLYRRVIIRNNRLKRLIDIKAPEVILRNEKRMLQEAVDSLFDNSRKVNAVRSDGNRALKSLSDMLKGKQGRFRQNLLGKRVDYSGRSVIVVGPELKLHECGLPKDMAAELFKPFIIRKLIERGIVKTVKSAKKIVDRKDPVVWDILENVLKGHPVLLNRAPTLHRLGIQAFQPKLIEGKAIQLHPLVCTAFNADFDGDQMAVHIPLGQEAILEASLLMLSSHNILNPANGAPITVPSQDMVLGLYYLTKGRKGELGEGKTYYSADEVVIAYNEGKLSKHSIIKVRANVKDKKSGTVTRKMIETVTGRVIFNQVVPEEVGFVDELLTKKKLQTIIADVFKYAGQAKTAKFLDDIKDIGFQMAYRGGLSMGLGDVKIPAEKKKLVEDAQKEVDSVWNNYMMGLITDNERYNQVIDIWTRTNTLLTNTLMKQLEEDQQGFNSIYMMMHSGARGSREQIRQLGGMRGLMAKPQKNLAGSVGSIIENPILSNFKEGLDVLEYFISTHGARKGLADTALKTADAGYLTRRLVDVANDLVITEEDCGTLRGLKVTALKDNEDIVEPLSERIVGRVTVHDIYDTLTEQLVCEANHEITDEIAKKIDETNIEEVEIRSVLTCETKFGACAKCYGRNLATGKMVQAGEAVGVIAAQSIGEPGTQLTLRTFHVGGTASNIAVDANIKSKFSGTIEFEAIRTVDTTDKDENKVKVVMGRTGEIRILDEEKRVLISNNVPYGAYLKVKDGQKVEKGAELCYWDPYNAVILSEFDGEIEYEAIIEGVTYKEESDEQTGHREKVITDTRDKTKNPSVIVKGKSDTKGYNMPVGAHLAVDEGEKIKAGQVMAKIPRTMGKSRDITGGLPRVTELFEARNPSNPAVVSEIDGVVTYGGIKRGNREIFIESKDGVQKRYLVPLSKHILVQDNDFVKAGQPLSDGAITPSDILSIKGPTAVQEYLVNEIQEVYRLQGVKINDKHIECIVSQMMQKVEIIDSGDTTFLPGEYVDKFEFRELNDTILDKKVVMESGDSARFKVGQIITARELRDENSSLKRKDQRAVEVRDALSAVSRPTLQGITQASLKTESWLSAASFQETTKVLSEAAIRGKADQLMGLKENVIVGHLIPAGTGQRRLNDLIVGSEEEYQSLVNAPERKSKEKEFAE from the coding sequence ATGTCTTTCAGAAAAAATAAAAAGATCAACAACGACTTCTCAAAAATCACCATTAGCTTGGCTTCTCCAGAATCTATTTTGGAAAGCTCACACGGTGAGATCACACAACCTGAAACCATCAACTACAGAACCTACAAGCCAGAGATGGGCGGTTTGTTTTGCGAGCGTATTTTCGGTCCTGTAAAAGATTGGGAGTGTCATTGCGGTAAATACAAACGCATTCGGTACAAAGGCATCATCTGCGATCGTTGCGGTGTAGAAGTTACCGAGAAGAAGGTAAGACGTGAGCGCATGGGTCATATCGAGTTGGTAGTGCCCGTGGCACACATCTGGTATTTCCGCTCGTTGCCAAATAAGATTGGTTACTTGTTGGGCTTACCAACCAAAAAATTAGATCAGATCATTTACTATGAAAGATATGTAGTTATTCAACCCGGCATCAAGGAAGAAGACGGTGTAAACCGTTTGGACTTCTTGACGGAGGAAGAGTACTTAGATATTGTTGACAAACTTCCTCGCGAGAATCAATTGTTGGACGACAACGATCCAAAGAAATTCATCGCGAAGATGGGTGCCGATGCGTTGGAGATGCTGTTGAGCCGTGTTAAATTAGATGAGCTTTCGTATGAGCTCCGTCATCAAGCCGCTACCGATACTTCACAACAAAGAAAAGCGGAAGCATTAAAGAGATTGAAAGTGGTAGAAGCTTTCCGCGATGCCAATACGCGCGTGGAAAACAGACCACAATGGATGACCATAAAAATGGTGCCCGTAATTCCACCTGAATTGCGTCCATTGGTGCCATTGGACGGTGGCCGTTTTGCTACATCAGATTTGAATGATCTTTACAGACGTGTTATTATCCGCAACAACCGTCTAAAGAGATTGATTGATATCAAAGCTCCGGAAGTAATCTTGCGTAATGAAAAACGCATGTTGCAAGAGGCAGTCGATTCATTGTTCGATAACTCACGCAAAGTAAATGCAGTTCGTAGCGATGGTAACCGTGCATTGAAATCATTGAGCGACATGCTCAAAGGTAAGCAAGGCCGTTTCCGTCAAAACTTATTGGGTAAGCGCGTTGACTACTCAGGCCGTTCGGTAATTGTGGTAGGCCCAGAGTTGAAATTGCACGAGTGCGGTTTGCCTAAAGATATGGCTGCGGAATTGTTCAAACCCTTTATCATTCGCAAACTGATTGAAAGAGGAATTGTAAAAACGGTTAAGTCAGCAAAGAAAATAGTAGATCGCAAAGATCCTGTGGTGTGGGATATTTTGGAAAACGTATTGAAAGGACATCCTGTTCTTTTGAACCGCGCCCCAACACTTCACCGCTTGGGTATCCAAGCTTTCCAACCAAAGTTGATAGAAGGAAAAGCGATCCAGTTACACCCGTTGGTATGTACAGCCTTTAACGCTGACTTTGACGGTGACCAGATGGCGGTTCACATTCCGCTTGGGCAAGAAGCAATTTTGGAAGCTTCGTTGTTGATGCTTTCATCGCATAATATTTTGAACCCTGCCAACGGAGCTCCGATTACTGTACCTTCTCAAGACATGGTGTTGGGCTTGTACTACTTGACCAAAGGTAGAAAAGGTGAACTGGGCGAAGGCAAGACTTACTATTCGGCAGATGAAGTGGTGATTGCTTATAACGAAGGCAAACTTTCGAAGCATTCCATCATCAAGGTAAGGGCGAATGTGAAAGATAAGAAATCAGGTACGGTAACCAGAAAAATGATTGAGACGGTAACGGGTCGTGTCATTTTCAACCAAGTAGTTCCTGAAGAAGTAGGATTTGTGGATGAACTGCTGACCAAGAAAAAATTGCAGACCATCATTGCGGATGTATTCAAATATGCAGGTCAGGCAAAAACGGCTAAGTTCTTAGATGATATTAAAGATATTGGGTTCCAAATGGCGTACCGTGGTGGTTTGTCGATGGGCTTGGGCGATGTGAAAATCCCTGCAGAAAAGAAAAAATTGGTAGAGGATGCTCAAAAAGAAGTTGATTCAGTGTGGAACAACTACATGATGGGTTTGATTACTGATAACGAGCGCTACAACCAGGTAATTGATATTTGGACACGTACGAACACATTGTTGACCAACACGCTGATGAAGCAGTTGGAAGAAGATCAACAAGGGTTCAACTCCATTTACATGATGATGCACTCAGGTGCGCGCGGATCACGCGAACAAATTCGTCAGTTAGGTGGTATGCGTGGTTTGATGGCAAAGCCTCAGAAAAATTTGGCAGGCTCTGTAGGTTCAATTATTGAAAACCCTATCCTTTCTAACTTTAAGGAAGGATTGGATGTGTTGGAGTATTTTATCTCTACACACGGTGCTCGTAAAGGTTTGGCTGATACAGCGTTGAAAACTGCTGATGCAGGATATTTGACAAGACGCTTGGTGGATGTTGCCAATGACTTGGTAATTACAGAAGAAGATTGCGGCACATTGCGCGGTTTGAAAGTAACGGCCCTGAAAGACAATGAAGATATTGTTGAGCCATTGTCTGAACGTATTGTGGGTCGTGTAACAGTACACGATATCTACGACACACTAACTGAGCAGTTGGTGTGTGAAGCAAACCATGAAATTACAGACGAGATTGCCAAGAAGATAGACGAAACCAATATCGAAGAAGTAGAAATTCGTTCGGTGTTGACTTGTGAAACAAAGTTCGGAGCATGCGCAAAATGCTACGGCCGCAACTTGGCCACTGGAAAAATGGTGCAAGCAGGTGAGGCCGTAGGTGTAATTGCAGCACAATCAATCGGTGAGCCGGGTACGCAGTTGACACTTCGTACGTTCCACGTGGGTGGTACAGCTTCTAACATTGCCGTTGATGCGAACATCAAATCGAAGTTCTCGGGTACGATTGAATTTGAAGCCATCCGTACGGTCGATACAACCGACAAGGATGAGAACAAAGTAAAAGTGGTGATGGGCCGCACAGGTGAAATCCGAATCTTAGATGAAGAGAAGCGCGTGTTAATTTCCAACAACGTGCCCTATGGAGCCTACTTAAAAGTGAAAGACGGACAGAAAGTTGAAAAAGGTGCAGAGCTTTGCTATTGGGATCCTTACAACGCGGTTATCCTTTCAGAGTTTGATGGAGAGATCGAGTACGAAGCAATTATTGAAGGTGTCACTTACAAAGAAGAGTCAGATGAACAAACCGGTCATAGAGAAAAAGTAATTACCGATACACGCGATAAGACTAAAAACCCTTCGGTGATTGTAAAAGGCAAATCCGATACAAAGGGTTATAACATGCCAGTGGGTGCTCACTTAGCAGTAGATGAAGGTGAGAAAATCAAAGCCGGACAAGTAATGGCCAAGATTCCACGCACCATGGGCAAGAGCCGTGATATTACCGGTGGTCTGCCACGTGTTACGGAATTGTTTGAGGCACGTAATCCATCGAACCCTGCTGTGGTAAGTGAGATTGATGGTGTGGTAACATACGGTGGTATCAAACGCGGTAATAGAGAGATATTCATCGAATCAAAAGATGGCGTTCAAAAACGTTACTTGGTGCCATTGTCGAAGCACATTTTGGTGCAGGACAATGACTTTGTAAAAGCAGGTCAGCCTCTTTCGGATGGTGCGATTACTCCGTCTGATATTTTGTCGATCAAAGGCCCGACCGCTGTACAAGAATACCTAGTGAACGAAATTCAAGAAGTGTACCGTCTACAGGGTGTGAAGATCAATGATAAACACATCGAGTGTATCGTTAGCCAGATGATGCAAAAAGTGGAGATCATCGATTCAGGTGATACCACCTTCTTGCCTGGAGAGTATGTTGATAAATTTGAATTCCGCGAATTGAATGATACTATTTTGGATAAGAAGGTAGTGATGGAATCAGGCGATTCTGCTCGATTCAAAGTGGGACAAATCATTACGGCTCGTGAGCTGCGCGATGAGAATTCTTCGCTAAAGAGAAAGGATCAGCGTGCGGTGGAGGTACGCGATGCATTGTCAGCTGTTTCTCGCCCTACGTTGCAAGGTATCACCCAAGCATCGTTGAAGACTGAGAGCTGGTTGTCTGCCGCCTCTTTCCAGGAAACTACTAAAGTGTTGAGCGAAGCAGCCATTCGTGGTAAAGCTGACCAATTGATGGGCTTGAAAGAGAACGTAATCGTTGGTCACTTAATACCGGCTGGAACAGGTCAGCGTAGATTGAATGATTTGATTGTAGGCTCTGAGGAAGAGTATCAAAGTTTGGTGAATGCTCCTGAGCGTAAAAGCAAGGAGAAAGAGTTTGCTGAATAA
- a CDS encoding DUF3467 domain-containing protein: MADEKIQAQQNQINIELSEEIAEGIYSNLAMIAHSNSEFVIDFIRLMPGVPKAKVKSRIVITPEHAKRLLAALKDNISKYEATFGAIKQTNDMPTFPMNFGGTMGEA; encoded by the coding sequence ATGGCAGACGAGAAAATCCAGGCTCAACAAAACCAAATTAACATAGAGCTATCCGAAGAGATTGCCGAAGGTATCTATTCTAACTTAGCCATGATTGCCCATTCTAACAGCGAGTTTGTGATCGACTTTATAAGGTTGATGCCTGGTGTCCCCAAGGCAAAAGTTAAATCACGTATTGTGATTACGCCCGAACATGCCAAGCGATTATTGGCCGCCTTGAAAGATAACATCAGCAAGTACGAGGCAACTTTCGGTGCAATCAAACAAACGAATGATATGCCTACATTTCCCATGAATTTTGGAGGAACAATGGGAGAGGCTTAA
- a CDS encoding Rrf2 family transcriptional regulator gives MLSKKCKYAIHALVYLGEKFEQGPVQIQEISDKKHIPKKFLEAILLELRHAKILQSKKGKGGGYYLHKRPEDVNLVDVIRLIDGAVAMLPCVSLNYYEPCEECRNEKTCGIRDSFIGVRDETLRILTQSTLARIMKREKELAKKK, from the coding sequence ATGCTTAGCAAAAAATGTAAATACGCCATTCATGCCCTAGTGTATTTGGGAGAAAAATTCGAACAGGGGCCTGTGCAAATACAAGAAATTTCAGATAAGAAACACATCCCTAAGAAGTTTTTGGAAGCTATTTTATTAGAGCTGCGTCACGCTAAAATTTTGCAAAGCAAAAAAGGCAAGGGTGGAGGTTATTACCTCCATAAACGGCCAGAAGATGTTAATCTGGTGGATGTTATTCGACTGATTGATGGGGCAGTGGCCATGCTTCCCTGTGTTTCATTAAATTATTACGAACCCTGTGAGGAGTGCCGCAATGAAAAAACCTGCGGCATTCGCGATAGCTTTATTGGTGTACGAGATGAAACCCTGCGCATCCTTACCCAAAGCACCTTGGCGCGCATTATGAAGCGTGAGAAGGAACTAGCCAAGAAGAAATAG
- a CDS encoding peroxiredoxin, translating to MAVRLGDIAPDFEAQTSEGNIKFHEWLGNSWGVLFSHPADFTPVCTTELGAVAKLRAEFDKRNTKVVALSVDSVGSHAQWIGDINETQNTQVNFPIIADPKFEVANLYDMVHPQVSDKFTVRSVFVIGPDKKVKLTITYPASTGRNFDEILRVIDSLQLTAGYSVATPANWKNGEDVIITMAVKDEDIAAKFPKGHNRIKPYLRTTPQPNL from the coding sequence ATGGCAGTACGACTAGGAGACATCGCGCCCGATTTTGAAGCGCAAACATCGGAAGGAAATATCAAGTTTCATGAGTGGTTGGGAAACAGTTGGGGCGTCTTGTTTTCTCACCCGGCCGATTTTACTCCCGTATGCACTACCGAATTGGGTGCAGTAGCGAAGCTGCGAGCAGAATTTGATAAACGCAACACCAAAGTAGTCGCTCTTAGTGTGGACAGCGTGGGATCTCATGCCCAATGGATTGGCGATATCAATGAAACACAAAATACACAAGTCAATTTTCCCATTATTGCTGATCCGAAATTTGAAGTAGCCAATCTTTATGACATGGTTCACCCACAGGTGAGTGATAAGTTTACAGTGCGCTCTGTGTTTGTAATTGGCCCTGATAAAAAGGTAAAACTCACCATTACTTATCCTGCTTCCACGGGAAGAAATTTTGATGAGATTTTACGAGTGATCGACAGCTTGCAACTAACTGCCGGCTATAGTGTGGCCACGCCTGCCAATTGGAAAAACGGTGAAGACGTAATCATTACCATGGCCGTAAAGGATGAGGACATTGCTGCTAAATTCCCGAAGGGCCATAACCGGATAAAGCCATATTTGCGCACCACACCACAACCTAATTTGTAG
- a CDS encoding Dabb family protein: protein MTTRRKFIAGAAAMVIGSTAYGQKEKKGNNPLVHHVFFWLKNPESKEDLAKLIEGVNSLKKIKSLKLVKIGVPALTEKRDVIDNSYNLSLLTMFDDIKGHDAYQVDPIHTHFVETYSPLWNKETVYDSMDF from the coding sequence ATGACTACACGCAGAAAATTCATTGCAGGTGCAGCAGCTATGGTCATAGGTTCAACAGCATATGGCCAAAAAGAAAAGAAAGGTAATAATCCTCTTGTGCATCATGTCTTCTTTTGGTTAAAAAATCCTGAATCGAAAGAGGATTTAGCCAAATTGATTGAAGGTGTAAACTCTTTGAAAAAAATTAAATCACTCAAGCTTGTTAAAATTGGAGTACCCGCCCTAACGGAAAAGCGAGACGTTATTGATAACTCATACAACCTTTCATTGCTGACAATGTTTGATGATATCAAAGGGCACGATGCTTACCAAGTTGACCCTATCCACACCCATTTTGTAGAAACCTATTCACCCCTTTGGAACAAGGAGACTGTGTACGATTCGATGGATTTCTAG
- a CDS encoding TetR/AcrR family transcriptional regulator yields the protein MAWEIQVKVNEKLYLRNPELSELGKNILSMGAKMIDEMGLEEFTFKKLATALNTNESSIYRYFESKHRLLLYFFEWYWRWMEYQLGFHTHNVEEPEKKIEIVIRVLMLKQENMIVPGEEINKESLHRIVIKEASKTYLTKHVMEDNEKQFFKPYKDFNSQLAEIIKAYSPNYKYARSLSSTLIEMSHYQYFFMYHLPSLTDFGSTKDENEMMNFLLDLALSSKKAPFISVVSDRKFGS from the coding sequence ATGGCTTGGGAAATACAGGTGAAAGTGAACGAAAAGCTCTATTTGCGCAATCCTGAACTCTCTGAACTGGGTAAAAACATATTATCCATGGGCGCAAAAATGATAGATGAAATGGGGCTTGAAGAATTTACTTTTAAGAAACTCGCGACAGCCTTAAACACCAACGAATCGAGTATCTACCGCTATTTTGAAAGCAAGCATCGGTTATTGTTGTATTTTTTTGAATGGTATTGGCGCTGGATGGAATATCAGCTTGGTTTCCACACACACAATGTAGAAGAGCCTGAAAAGAAGATTGAGATTGTGATTAGAGTGCTAATGTTGAAGCAAGAAAACATGATTGTGCCCGGTGAAGAAATCAACAAAGAATCGCTTCACCGTATTGTGATCAAAGAGGCCTCCAAGACATACCTAACCAAGCACGTTATGGAAGATAATGAAAAACAGTTTTTCAAACCATATAAAGATTTCAATAGCCAGCTAGCGGAAATCATCAAAGCATACAGCCCAAATTACAAATATGCGCGCTCGCTTAGTAGCACATTGATTGAGATGTCGCACTATCAATACTTTTTCATGTACCACTTGCCATCACTTACAGATTTTGGTAGCACCAAAGACGAAAATGAAATGATGAATTTTTTATTAGATTTGGCCTTGTCGAGCAAAAAAGCTCCTTTTATTTCAGTAGTGTCAGATAGAAAATTTGGATCCTAA
- a CDS encoding NADP-dependent isocitrate dehydrogenase, protein MAEKRAITVAYGDGIGPEIMEATLSILEAAGAQLKIEKIDIGEKVYGQGHTSGIAPESWESLRRTKVFLKAPITTPQGGGFKSLNVTTRKTLGLYANVRPCISYHPYVATKHPVMDLVIIRENEEDLYAGIEHQQTDEVTQCLKLITRPGCEKITRFAFEYARAYNRKKITCFTKDNIMKLTDGLFHKVFDEIGTEYPDIEKEHWIVDIGAAKLADSPETFDMILMPNLYGDILSDVAAQITGSVGLGGSANIGQDYAMFEAIHGSAPRRAGQNLANPSGLLLGAVQMMVYIGQPEVAEKVHNAWLKTLEDGIHTYDLFKEGTSKEKVGTKEFAQAIINRLGSRPEKLKAVTYAAGEARKILGSFKPTIPAKKELVGVDVFLHWNGTDRNPNELGKMLSGVKSNGFELVIITNRGVKVYPDGLPETFCTDHWRCRFTSAKMDQPGNYSDVINIISQVNAKGLDIIKTENLCRFDGKISFSLGQGQ, encoded by the coding sequence ATGGCGGAAAAAAGAGCAATTACGGTGGCATATGGCGATGGCATAGGCCCCGAAATCATGGAAGCAACCTTATCGATTTTGGAAGCTGCGGGTGCGCAACTTAAAATTGAGAAGATTGACATAGGTGAAAAAGTGTATGGCCAAGGCCATACTTCGGGCATTGCACCAGAGTCGTGGGAATCGCTTCGCAGAACCAAAGTTTTTTTGAAGGCACCCATCACTACTCCGCAAGGGGGAGGTTTTAAAAGTTTGAACGTAACCACTCGCAAAACATTGGGCCTCTATGCCAATGTGCGGCCTTGTATTTCGTATCATCCATATGTTGCCACCAAACATCCTGTTATGGATTTGGTCATTATCCGCGAAAACGAAGAAGATTTATATGCCGGCATTGAGCATCAGCAAACCGATGAAGTAACGCAGTGCTTGAAGTTAATTACCCGGCCGGGTTGCGAAAAAATCACGCGCTTTGCTTTTGAATATGCTCGTGCCTATAACCGGAAAAAAATCACGTGCTTCACCAAAGACAACATTATGAAATTGACCGATGGGTTGTTTCATAAAGTGTTTGATGAAATCGGTACCGAATATCCTGACATTGAAAAGGAGCATTGGATTGTTGATATCGGTGCTGCAAAGTTGGCCGACTCGCCAGAGACCTTTGACATGATTTTGATGCCGAATTTGTATGGCGATATTTTGTCGGATGTGGCAGCACAAATCACCGGCTCGGTTGGTTTGGGGGGCTCTGCGAATATCGGGCAAGATTATGCGATGTTCGAAGCCATTCATGGATCGGCTCCGCGTAGGGCAGGTCAAAATTTAGCGAATCCTTCGGGGCTTTTGTTGGGTGCGGTGCAGATGATGGTGTACATCGGTCAACCCGAGGTAGCCGAGAAAGTACACAATGCGTGGTTGAAAACATTGGAAGATGGAATACACACCTACGATTTGTTTAAAGAAGGAACGAGCAAAGAAAAAGTAGGCACCAAAGAGTTTGCACAAGCCATCATTAATCGATTGGGCAGCAGACCAGAGAAATTAAAAGCAGTAACGTATGCCGCGGGCGAGGCTCGAAAAATACTAGGTAGTTTCAAGCCTACAATTCCCGCAAAAAAAGAATTGGTAGGCGTAGATGTATTCTTGCATTGGAATGGTACAGACCGCAACCCAAATGAATTGGGCAAAATGTTGAGCGGAGTAAAATCAAACGGATTTGAATTGGTGATCATTACCAACCGTGGTGTAAAAGTGTATCCAGATGGTTTGCCAGAAACTTTCTGTACCGATCATTGGCGTTGCCGCTTCACCTCAGCGAAGATGGATCAACCCGGAAATTATTCCGATGTGATTAACATCATTTCGCAAGTGAATGCAAAAGGTTTGGATATCATCAAAACCGAAAACCTCTGCCGCTTTGATGGAAAGATAAGTTTCTCTCTTGGCCAAGGGCAATAA